From a region of the Besnoitia besnoiti strain Bb-Ger1 chromosome I, whole genome shotgun sequence genome:
- a CDS encoding putative dynein heavy chain (encoded by transcript BESB_007280), producing the protein MKHEPSLSDKDREYLRDNLFLFALLWSLGAALDESSRPQFDLFVRRWLSGAPDLLSEFHLLSCADCVYRPRAWKHGIPEGSSVFDFFFDAKTLHWSPFALLVPSAVPAERPQGHALVVPTPETARTKLFLEVYARSGVNALLVGGTGTGKTVSIAAQLRDAAFSQGPGAFTSLALCFSAKTAANEVQDAIDARLDRRRAGHFAPSLGRRCVVFLDDLNMPAKVCGAQPVIELLRQWHTSGGWFDRKTWAFRRIEKIQFLAAMGVPGGSRQQLTPRYLRHFNLLYLPPFPRASLVAIFDAVLASKYRSFPQDIQTHAKKLVEAAVDVYRDICEALPPTPAQSHYTFNLRDLARAVDGLGVCSPASLQNCDDLFLCWFHELQRVFSDRLVCQADKAKVFHILTRTLEATCRRRYETLLPSQPAAGGADAGWCSAAPHAPPPLLFCAFADPQRPVYRRVSLEEVRAVAERAAAEHNLLNPKAPLSLVLFTQALKHFTRLLRILTHPRGNALLVGFGGSGRKTLTRLASFLAGFEAASVQVTRAYGLADWREDLKNILVKTGAQAKHLTFMLSDVQLANDAFLEDVANLLNTGEVPNIFSTEDKIGIFDLLSHGSSSACASPGLTSGGRPASGDLFEVFVANCREKLHIVLSFPPIGETLRHKIRLFPALVNCCAINWFSPWREPALEAVAREELRGLRLGSLLAPTQEEGEPSDASADTHDARRRGGDAAPEKKPSPPGSTEAKRPNLRIEARASHPRSSQLGESEETSKGDEETACGQKDAAQGGEEALRRLGGGLVDPADSASQLCSVFSSMQLDVAELVEAYQRDLKRFFYITPRSYLEFLRLFAHLSVAKRDELNRASQQYRVGLEKIHAASEQVERIRTELEALQPQLVTASQETSDLMASISKMQESAALTRATVEVEEAQCKAQADAAAAVKEQCQAELDKAMPALVSAIEALKKLSKSDITELNSMKSPPAGVVKVMEALCKMFRIKPAKASAGASRKDFWSASKKYLLSDTKFLQRLFAYDRDHIPAAVMAELLPYQIDPDFDPEVIKKASVAATSLCRWVRAIVVYDQVAKVVEPKQRNLEHAQAELAVAAAKLEEKKTELSEVQALVENLLAQHSAAERKKEELKAQFDDCAHRLQVAERLILDLAGEKKRWRASYRELKARLETLLGELLLTSGVLAYGGVFPAPYRQRCVSTWTATLKRRGVAVASEFDLRKAAGDALQIQTWVMNLLPNDAVSIENAIILSLSTRWPMLIDPQSQATRWLKKSHPAEMKVLRATDDTHFRALKAAIEMGTMVLIEHCSDELDSSLEPLFARAVFKAGGAEMIRLRDTAIDYSRSFRLFLSTLLSNPHFPPEHCAQLTLLDFSVTPEGLQDQLLGVLVAHEEPEIETQRQAVIAESAASKQQLQALEGKILQLLSNAKGDMLDDGELLAALSSSKAAAQRIEDRVEAHRRTEELVNASRARYRPVALRTARLFFVLADLATVDRMYQFSVEWFTAIFAEAFETTPTPEGDTEDLEGRLEEIEAQFLTLLYESVCRSLFEKDKLLFSLMLAFALMRADDELNGDQLKLLLRGGITGRAISQPKPEAAEAWLSDLAWMRLVELQASAGEGDFFWNFLEFFQDTIDEWRDLCDSEDPLDASWPADADQEASELEKCLLIQALRPECLVRALRKLVEEKLGAFFLEPPTFDLNVSYKLATPARPLVFALSSGADPMELIMKLARAHKMERRLVALSLGQGQGPKAVAAIETAIRAGSWVLLQNCHLGSSFLAQLERIVEDLPLRQIHPDFRLCLTSMPSPQFPVSILLNSVKVTNEPPRGLRQNMLRAYVGFDDEFLENHSKPSVWKNMLFALCYFHAMLLERRKFGPLGWNVPYEFSQSDIAICIRQLNYFVGTFEQVPWKTLKYLVAETNYGGRITDPWDRRLINYLIDDIYCPKVLEQGFCLSESDDIFVPPWTSTLNEYLGFIRDFPAEESPEVYTLHTNASMSVALSEASFILDTLLSLQPRTFAANADSGSASFTTTASAVAKAILEQLPGLFDVAAVELKYPIAYAEILNTVLIQELSRYNRLLVEIQSRLKAVQDAEKGLVLLTAELEELSANLVNNRVPLAFSRFAYPSLKPLSAWTKDLGLRLDSFQRWIDRGPPAAFWLSGFFFTQAFLTAILQSFSRRAQIPIDAISFDFEVLASAGAQQSLAELSGDKPAAGCYVYGLYLEGARWDEEERVVAEALPKHLFYEMPMIWFEPCEISRPRKAAHVYECPVYKTAARAGTLSTTGHSKNFLQAVRLPIDPEQSSEAYWAKRGVALLLQLSE; encoded by the exons ATGAAGCACGAG CCATCTCTGAGCGACAAGGACCGGGAGTATCTCCGCGACAACCTGTTCCTGTTCGCGCTGCTGTGGAGTTTgggggcggcgctggacGAGTCGAGTCGGCCGCAGTTCGATCTGTTTGTGCGTCGCTGGCTATCGGGCGCCCCAGATCTTCTCTCTGAGTTCCATTTGCTCTCTTGCGCGGACTGCGTGTACCGGCCGCGGGCGTGGAAGCACGGGATTCCGGAGGGGAGCTCGGTGTTTGACTTTTTCTTCGATGCGAAGACGCTGCACTGGTCGCCGTTCGCGCTCTTGGTGCCGTCGGCGGTGCCAGCcgagcggccgcaggggcACGCGCTGGTGGTGCCGACtccggagacggcgcgcacGAAGCTCTTTCTGGAAGTctacgcgcgcagcggcgtgaACGCGCTGCTGGTGGGCGGCACGGGGACGGGGAAGACGGTGAGcatcgcggcgcagctgaggGACGCGGCTTTCTCCCAGGGCCCTGGGGCCTTCacgtcgctcgcgctctgcttctcggcGAAGACCGCGGCGAACGAAGTGCAGGACGCCATCGACGCCCGCCTGgatcggcgccgcgctgggcactttgcgccgtcgctggggcgtcgctgcgtcgtcttcctcgacgaCTTAAACATGCCGGCGaaggtctgcggcgcgcagccggtGATTGAGCTCCTGCGCCAGTGGCACACGTCGGGCGGCTGGTTCGACCGAAAGACCTGGGCGTTTCGCCGCATCGAGAAGATCCAGTTCCTCGCCGCCATGGGCGTCCCCGGTGGCAGTCGGCAGCAGCTCACGCCGAGGTACCTGCGGCACTTCAACTTGCTGTACCTGCCGCcgtttccgcgcgcctcgctggtcGCGATCTTCGACGCTGTGCTCGCCTCCAAGTACCGCAGTTTCCCGCAGGACATCCAGACGCACGCGAAGAAGTTGGTCGAGGCCGCCGTGGACGTCTACCGCGACatctgcgaggcgctgccgcccacGCCCGCGCAGAGTCACTACACGTTCAACCTGCGCGACTTGGCGCGCGCAGTCgacggcctcggcgtctgctcgcccgcgtctcttCAAAACTGCGACGACTTGTTCCTCTGCTGGTTCCACGAGCTccagcgcgtcttctctgaCCGCCTCGTGTGCCAGGCAGACAAAGCCAAAGTCTTCCACATCCTCACTCGGACCCTCGAGGCCACCTGCCGCCGGAGGTACGAGACCCTCCTGCCCTCTCAgcctgcagctggcggcgccgacgccggctggtgctccgcggcgccgcatgcacctccgccgctgctgttCTGCGCGTTCGCCGATCCTCAGCGCCCAGTATACCGGCGCGTGAGTCTGGAGGAAGTCCGCGCAGTGGctgagcgcgcggccgccgagcacAACCTGCTGAACCCGAAGGCGCCGCTGagcctcgtcctcttcacGCAGGCGCTGAAGCACTTCacccgcctgctgcgcatcTTGACGCATCCCCGCGGCAACGCCCTCCTCGTGGGGTTTGGCGGATCGGGGAGAAAAAcgctcacgcgcctcgcctccttcctcgcggggTTCGAGGCCGCATCAGTCCAAGTGACCCGCGCATACGGTCTTGCCGACTGGCGCGAAGACCTGAAAAACATCCTCGTGAAAACCGGTGCCCAGGCGAAACACCTCACCTTCATGCTCTCTGACGTGCAACTCGCCAACGATGCTTTCCTCGAAGACGTCGCAAACTTGCTCAACACCGGAGAAGTTCCAAACATCTTCTCCACGGAGGACAAA ATTGGCATTTTCGATCTGCTGAGTCACggttcttcttctgcgtgcgcctcgccgggATTGACGTCGGGCGGGCGACCGGCTTCGGGGGATCTGTTTGAAGTATTTGTGGCAAACTGCCGCGAGAAGCTGCACATTGTGCTTTCGTTTCCGCCGATTGGAGAAACGCTTCGCCATAAAATTCGCCTCTTTCCAGCCCTGGTCAACTGCTGCGCAATCAACTGGTTTTCGCCCTGGCGGGAGCCTGCGCTCGAGGCCGTCGCTCgtgaggagctgcgcggcctccgtctCGGCAGCCTGCTCGCTCCCAcgcaagaagaaggcgagccgaGCGATGCAAGCGCAGACACCcacgacgcgcggagacgagggggagacgccgcgccagaGAAAAAGCCGTCCCCCCCAGGCAGCACCGAGGCCAAGCGGCCGAACCTCAGAATTGAAGCTCGCGCTTCGCATCCTCGAAGCTCGCAGCTGGGAGAAAGCGAGGAAACATCcaagggcgacgaagagacagcctGTGGACAGAAGGATGCGGCTcagggaggcgaagaggcgttGAGGCGCCTGGGCGGCGGGCTGGTGGATCCCGCCGACAGCGCCTCTCAGTTGTGttctgttttttcctcgATGCAGCTGGACGTCGCGGAGCTGGTCGAGGCGTACCAGCGCGACTTGAAGCGGTTTTTCTACATCACGCCGCGTTCTTACTTGGAGTTCCTCAGACTCTTTGCGCACTTGAGTGTGGCTAAGCGAGACGAGCTGAATCGCGCGTCCCAGCAGTACCGCGTCGGCCTGGAGAAGATCCACGCAGCGTCTGAGCAAGTCGAAAGAATCCGCACCGaactcgaggcgctgcagccgcagctggtCACTGCGTCTCAAGAGACCTCCGACCTCATGGCGAGCATCTCCAAAATGCAAGAAAGCGCCGCACTGACGAGA GCGACAGTTgaagtcgaggaggcgcagtgcaaggcgcaggcggacgccgcggcagcggtgAAGGAGCAGTGCCAGGCGGAGCTGGACAAGGCGATGCCTGCGTTGGTGTCGGCGATCGAGGCGTTGAAGAAGCTCTCCAAGTCCGACATCACGGAGTTGAATTCGATGAAGAGTCCGCCGGCGGGCGTGGTGAAGGTGATGGAGGCGTTGTGCAAGATGTTTCGAATCaagccggcgaaggcgagcgcgggcgcctcgcgtaAGGACTTTTGGAGCGCCTCGAAGAAGTACCTTCTTAGCGACACCAAgttcctccagcgcctctttGCATACGATCGAGACCACATCCCCGCGGCGGTCATGGCGGAGCTGCTGCCCTACCAAATCGACCCAGACTTCGACCCCGAAGTGATCAAGAAGGCCTCCGTCGCGGCCACCAGTCTCTGCCGCTGGGTGAGGGCGATCGTTGTCTACGACCAAGTCGCCAAAGTCGTGGAGCCGAAGCAACGCAACCTTGAGCACGCCCAAGCCgagctcgccgtcgccgccgcgaaactcgaggagaagaaaactgAACTCAGCGAGGTTCAGGCCCTCGTGGAGAACCTGCTCGCGCAGCACAGCGCCgccgaaagaaaaaaagaggaacTCAAGGCGCAGTTCGATGACTGCGCCCACAGACTCCAagtcgccgagcgcctcATCCTAGACCTCGccggagagaaaaaacgctgGCGAGCCTCCTACCGGGAACTAAAG GCCCGGCTGGAGACGCTTCTCGGCGAGCTCCTGCTGACATCGGGAGTGCTGGCGTACGGAGGCGTCTTCCCTGCCCCCTACCGGCAGCGCTGCGTGTCCACGTGGACCGCGAcgctgaagcgccgcggcgtcgccgtcgcctcggaGTTCGACTTGCGaaaggccgcaggcgacgcgctgcagatTCAGACGTGGGTGATGAATCTGCTGCCGAACGACGCAGTCTCGATTGAAAACGCCATcatcctctcgctctcgacGCGCTGGCCAATGCTCATCGACCCCCAGAGCCAGGCCACGCGCTGGCTGAAGAAAAGTCACCCCGCGGAGATGAAG GTCCTCCGGGCGACCGACGACACGCACTTTCGTGCGCTGAAGGCGGCGATTGAAATGGGGACGATGGTGCTGATTGAGCACTGCAGCGACGAGCTGGACTCGTCTTTGGAGCCGCTGTTTGCGCGCGCTGTGTTCaaagcgggcggcgccgagatGATTCGTCTGCGAGACACGGCGATCGACTACAGCAGGAGCTTCCGGCTCTTCCTCTCCACGCTGCTGTCCAATCCGCACTTCCCGCCTGAGCACTGCGCGCAGCTGACGCTGCTCGACTTCTCCGTGACGCCCGAAGGCCTCCAGGACCAGCTCCTCGGCGTACTCGTCGCCCACGAAGAGCCGGAGATTGAAACCCAGCGCCAAGCAGTCATTGCAGAAAGCGCCGCAAGCAAGCAACAACTGCAGGCGCTCGAGGGAAAAATCCTTCAGCTCCTCTCCAATGCAAAG ggcGACATGCtggacgacggcgagctgctggcggcgctgagcagctcgaaggccgctgcgcagcgcatCGAAGACCGGGTCGAGGCGCACCGCAGGACTGAGGAGCTGGTCAacgcctcgcgggcgaggTACCGCCCCGTCGCCTTGCGCAccgcgcggctcttcttcgtcctcgcagaCCTCGCCACAGTCGATCGCATGTACCAGTTCAGCGTCGAGTGGTTCACCGCCATCTTCGCAGAGGCTTTCGAG ACCACGCCGACGCCGGAGGGCGATACCGAGGATCTCGAAGGTCGCTTGGAGGAGATCGAGGCGCAGTTCCTCACTCTGCTGTACGAGAGCGTGTGCCGTTCGCTGTTCGAGAAGGACAAGCTGCTGTTTTCGCTTATGCTGGCGTTTGCGTTGATGCGCGCGGATGACGAGCTGAACGGCGACCAGCTGAAGCTacttcttcgcggcggcatCACGGGTCGCGCGATTTCGCAGCCAAAAccagaagccgcggaagccTGGCTTTCGGACTTGGCCTGGATGCGGCTGGTGGAGTTGCAGGCGAgtgcaggcgaaggcgacttTTTCTGGAATTTTCTAGAATTTTTCCAAGACACGATCGACGAGTGGCGCGACCTatgcgacagcgaggacCCGCTCGACGCTTCTTGGCCTGCGGACGCAGACCAAGAAGCAAGCGAACTCGAAAAGTGCTTGCTCAttcaggcgctgcgccccgAGTGCCTCGttcgcgcgctgcgaaaGCTCGTGGAGGAAAagctcggcgccttcttcctcgagccCCCGACGTTCGATCTGAACGTCTCCTACAAACTCGCGACTCCAGCCCGacctctcgtcttcgccctctcctccggcgcggacCCCATGGAGCTCATCATGAAACTCGCGCGAGCCCATAAAATGGAGcgacgcctcgtcgccctcagtTTAGGGCAAGGCCAGGGCCCAAAGGCCGTCGCCG CAATTGAGACCGCGATTCGCGCGGGGTCGTGGGTGCTACTTCAGAACTGCCACCTCGGCTCCAGtttcctcgcgcagctcgagcgCATCGTCGAGGATCTTCCGCTTAGACAAATCCATCCGGACTTCCGGCTCTGTCTCACCTCCATGCCATCACCCCAGTTTCCAGTGTCCATACTCCTG AACAGTGTCAAGGTTACGAACGAACCGCCGCGGGGTCTGCGGCAGAATATGCTGCGCGCCTACGTGGGCTTCGATGACGAATTCCTC GAAAACCACTCCAAGCCGTCTGTGTGGAAGAACATGCTTTTTGCGCTCTGCTACTTCCACGCGATGCTGCTTGAGAGAAGGAAGTTTGGGCCGCTGGGTTGGAACGTCCCCTACGAGTTCTCGCAAAGCGACATCGCGATTTGCATTCGCCAGCTCAACTACTTCGTCGGCACCTTTGAGCAAGTTCCCTGGAAGACGCTCAAGTACCTCGTTGCGGAAACCAATTACGGAGGACGCATCACAGATCCTTGGGACCG aCGCTTGATCAACTACCTCATCGACGACATTTACTGCCCCAAGGTCCTCGAGCAAGGCTTTTGTCTAAGTGAATCCGACGACATTTTCGTTCCCCCTTGGACGTCGACTCTGAACGAATATCTAGGTTTCATTCGCGATTTTCCGGCCGAAGAAAGTCCTGAA gtCTACACGCTGCATACGAACGCGAGCAtgtctgtcgctctctcggAGGCGAGTTTCATTTTAGAcactcttctctctctgcagccgcgcacgtTCGCTGCCAACGCAGACAGCGGAAGTGCTTCCTTCACGACGACGGCGTCTGCTGTCGCGAAGGCGATCCTTGAGCAGCTCCCGGGCCTCTtcgacgtcgccgccgtcgaacTCAAGTACCCAATCGCCTACGCGGAAATCCTCAACACCGTCCTCATTCAGGAGCTCAGCCGCTACAATCGCCTCCTCGTGGAGATACAGAGCCGCTTGAAGGCCGTGCAG gacgcagagaaaggcTTGGTATTGCTGAcggcggagctcgaggagCTGAGTGCGAATCTGGTGAACAACCGCGTGCCGCTCGCGTTTTCACGCTTTGCCTATCCGTCGCTGAAGCCCCTCAGCGCGTGGACGAAAGACCTCGGGCTGCGGCTGGATTCCTTTCAGCGGTGGATTGACCGCGGGCCTCCGGCGGCCTTCTGGCTTtccggcttcttcttcactcAGGCCTTCTTGACCGCGATCCTGCAGagcttctcgcggcgcgcgcagatcCCCATCGACGCGATCTCCTTCGACTTTGAagtcctcgcctccgccggcgcccagcAGAGCCTTGCTGAgctcagcggcgac AAACCCGCGGCGGGGTGCTACGTCTACGGCCTGTAcctggagggcgcgcgctgggacgaagaggaacgg GTCGTTGCAGAAGCGCTTCCCAAGCACCTCTTCTACGAAATGCCCATGATCTGGTTCGAGCCCTGCGAAATCTCCAGGCCGAGGAAAGCCGCCCACGTGTACGAGTGCCCCGTATATaagacggcagcgcgcgcaggcacgcTCTCGACGACGG GGCATTCGAAAAACTTTTTACAGGCCGTTCGCCTTCCAATCGATCCTGAGCAGAGCTCTGAGGCGTACTGGGCTAAGCGAGGTGTCGCCCTCTTGCTTCAGTTGAGCGAAtag
- a CDS encoding putative glutamine synthetase, type I (encoded by transcript BESB_007290) encodes MSLATPFNSASEMLEYLKANEVQLLDCCFVDPGGLWHHCSMHVSQVDEKALREGFAFDGSSIRLFATVACSDMSMIPDPKTCWIDPFQDHKVMHVTCAISDPNGVPLERCPRRIAQRCEDWVKSLGLADAVYIGPEAEFFILDDVRYSCKPNKISYELDCAEEGAWNTDVPSKAASGTGNLGHRMPHKKWYFPVAPIDKHANLRTEMLLMMGELGLPIEKHHHEVGCCQHELGFTFRTLVDAADAMMVYKYVVKNVAQKAGKTATFMPKPMTGDCGSGMHSHQSLWKNGTNLFFDEKGSYMKLSQVALWYIGGLLKHAHAVLAFTNASTNSYKRLVPGYEAPTKLTYSKGNRSAAVRIPLCDSDNPKAKRLEFRCPDAAGCPYLGFAAMVMAGIDGVRKQIAPPPPAECDAAEIDPSLVQSTPSSLSQVLDALEADHDFLLEGGVFTKDFIHSYIEMKRAEVAAVELTPHPREFELYYHC; translated from the exons ATGTCGCTCGCCACGCCGTTCAACTCTGCCAGCGAGATGCTGGAATATTTGAAGGCGAACGAAGTCCAACTCCTGGACTGCTGCTTTGTCGACCCCGGAGGGCTCTGGCATCACTGCAGCATGCACGTTTCCCAG GTTgacgagaaggcgctgaGGGAAGGTTTCGCGTTTGACGGCTCCTCGatccgcctcttcgcgacAGTCGCTTGCTCCGACATGTCCATGATTCCAG ATCCAAAGACGTGCTGGATTGACCCCTTCCAAGACCACAAAGTGATGCATGTCACCTGCGCCATCAGTGATCCGAACGGCGTGCCGCTGGAGCGGTGCCCGCGCCGCATCGCGCAGCGCTGCGAGGACTGGGTGAAGTctctcggcctcgccgaTGCG GTTTACATCGGCCCCGAGGCGGAGTTTTTCATCCTGGACGACGTGAGGTACAGCTGCAAGCCCAACAAGATCAGCTACGAGCTCGACTgtgcagaagaaggcgcatgGAACACCGACG tcCCGAGCAAGGCAGCCTCGGGCACGGGGAACCTGGGCCACCGGATGCCTCACAAGAAGTGGTATTTTCCAGTCGCGCCGATTGACAAGCACGCGAATCTGCGCACGGAGATGCTTCTCATGATGGGTGAACTGGGGCTGCCGATCGAAAAACACCACCACGAGGTCGGCTGCTGCCAGCACGAGCTCGGCTTCACATTCCGCACTCTCGtggacgcggcggacgccatGATGGTATACAAGTACGTCGTGAAGAACGTGGCGCAGAAAGCGGGGAAAACCGCCACCTTCATGCCCAAGCCGATGACCGGTGACTGCGGCTCCGGCATGCACAGTCACCAGTCGCTCTGGAAGAACGGGACGAACCTCTTCTTCGACGAGAAGGGCAGCTACATGAAGCTCTCCCAGGTCGCCCTCTGGTACATCGGGGGACTCCTCAAGCACGCCCACGCCGTGCTCGCCTTCACCAACGCATCGACCAACTCGTACAAGCGCCTCGTCCCCGGATACGAAGCGCCCACCAAACTCACCTACTCAAAG GGCAACCGCAGCGCGGCAGTTCGCATTCCGCTGTGCGACAGCGACAACCCGAAGGCAAAGCGCCTGGAGTTCCGCTGTCCGGATGCGGCAGGCTGCCCATACTTGGGCTTTGCGGCCATGGTCATGGCAGGCATCGACGGCGTGCGCAAGCAaatcgcgccgccgccgcctgcggagtGCGACGCGGCAGAAATTGATCCTTCGCTCGTGCAGAGcacgccgtcgtcgctcaGCCAAGTCCTCGATGCGCTCGAGGCCGACCACGATTTCCTCCTCGAAGGCGGCGTCTTCACCAAG GATTTCATTCACTCCTACATCGAGATGAAGCGGGCAGAAGTCGCCGCGGTCGAGCTCACGCCACACCCCCGCGAGTTCGAGTTGTACTATCACTGCTAA